The proteins below come from a single Nitrospiraceae bacterium genomic window:
- the rplC gene encoding 50S ribosomal protein L3 produces MVKGLIGKKLGMIQVFDKERRLIPVTVIEAGPCGIVQVKKKGTDGYDAVQIGFDEVPEGKQTKPQLGHLKKAGNKIWRHLKEFKSVGEAQVGAQVDVNLFSEGESINVQGVSKGKGFQGVMKRHNYAGGPASHGSMFHRAPGSIGSSSFPSRVLKNKKLPGHMGNKQITVRGLTVFGIKAEENILLVTGSVPGPVGGVVIVRKVT; encoded by the coding sequence ATGGTTAAAGGGTTGATAGGTAAAAAATTAGGTATGATTCAGGTTTTTGATAAGGAAAGACGCCTTATTCCTGTGACCGTCATTGAAGCTGGCCCCTGCGGAATTGTTCAGGTTAAGAAGAAGGGCACAGATGGTTATGATGCCGTGCAGATTGGGTTCGATGAAGTGCCGGAAGGAAAACAGACGAAGCCTCAGTTAGGTCACTTGAAAAAAGCTGGAAATAAGATTTGGCGCCATTTAAAAGAGTTTAAATCGGTTGGTGAAGCGCAAGTGGGTGCCCAGGTTGACGTAAATTTATTTTCCGAGGGTGAATCAATCAATGTTCAGGGGGTTTCTAAAGGAAAGGGTTTTCAGGGTGTTATGAAGCGGCATAATTATGCCGGAGGTCCAGCCTCACATGGATCGATGTTTCATCGGGCCCCTGGGTCAATCGGGTCGAGCTCTTTTCCTTCAAGAGTGTTAAAGAATAAAAAACTCCCCGGTCACATGGGTAATAAGCAAATCACTGTAAGAGGTTTGACGGTCTTCGGAATAAAGGCCGAGGAAAACATCCTCTTAGTGACAGGCTCTGTCCCTGGTCCGGTTGGGGGGGTCGTCATCGTAAGAAAGGTCACCTGA
- the rpsJ gene encoding 30S ribosomal protein S10 encodes MDRDRRIRIRLKGFDYRVLDQSLREIVDTVRRSGARIAGPVPLPTRIEKWTVQRSTHVDKKSREQFEIRTHKRLLDIMEPTPETMDALMKLNLAAGVDVEIKL; translated from the coding sequence GTGGATCGAGACCGCAGAATACGAATTCGATTAAAAGGTTTTGATTATAGGGTGTTGGATCAATCTCTTCGTGAGATTGTGGACACCGTTCGTCGGAGTGGGGCGCGCATTGCTGGTCCTGTGCCTCTGCCTACGCGAATTGAGAAATGGACGGTCCAGAGATCGACGCACGTAGACAAAAAATCACGGGAGCAGTTTGAAATTCGTACTCATAAGCGATTGCTGGACATTATGGAGCCAACTCCCGAGACTATGGACGCCCTGATGAAACTTAACTTAGCGGCCGGGGTGGATGTAGAGATTAAGTTATAG
- the tuf gene encoding elongation factor Tu → MAKAKFERKKPHVNVGTIGHVDHGKTTLTSALTKVMGDTGKAKFVPYDEVAKASESQGRRDPTKILTIAISHVEYETDNRHYAHVDCPGHADYVKNMITGAAQMDGAILVVSAADGPMPQTREHILLARQVGVPFIVVFLNKADKVEDKELLELVELEVRELLTKYGFPGDDVPVVIGSAIKAIEGDQSEVGVPSIMRLLEAIDSYIPTPQRAIEKPFLMPIEDVFTISGRGTVVTGRVERGVVKVGDEIEIVGLKPTQTTIVTGVEMFRKVLDEGQAGDNIGALLRGTKKEDVERGMVLAKPKSITPHTKFKAEVYILTKEEGGRHTPFFNGYRPQFYFRTTDVTGVVQLNPGVEMVMPGDNVSFEGELISPIAMEQGVRFAVREGGRTVGAGVVTEIVA, encoded by the coding sequence ATGGCGAAGGCGAAATTTGAGCGGAAGAAGCCGCATGTCAATGTGGGGACGATCGGGCACGTTGACCATGGGAAGACGACCCTGACGTCGGCCTTGACGAAAGTGATGGGTGATACGGGGAAGGCGAAGTTTGTTCCCTATGATGAAGTCGCCAAGGCGAGTGAGAGTCAGGGGCGACGGGATCCGACCAAAATTCTCACCATTGCGATCTCCCATGTGGAATATGAGACGGACAATCGACATTATGCGCACGTCGACTGCCCGGGGCATGCGGATTATGTGAAGAACATGATTACGGGGGCGGCGCAAATGGACGGTGCGATTTTGGTGGTCAGTGCCGCCGATGGGCCGATGCCGCAAACGCGGGAGCATATTTTGTTGGCCCGGCAGGTGGGGGTCCCGTTTATCGTGGTCTTTTTGAATAAAGCGGATAAGGTGGAAGACAAGGAATTGCTGGAGTTGGTGGAGTTGGAGGTGCGGGAGTTGCTCACGAAGTATGGTTTTCCGGGCGATGATGTGCCGGTGGTCATCGGGTCAGCGATCAAGGCCATTGAAGGGGATCAGAGTGAGGTGGGCGTGCCGTCGATTATGCGGTTATTGGAGGCGATCGATAGTTACATCCCGACTCCGCAGCGAGCCATTGAGAAGCCGTTTTTGATGCCGATTGAAGATGTCTTTACGATCAGCGGGCGGGGGACGGTGGTGACGGGCCGGGTGGAGCGCGGCGTAGTCAAGGTGGGCGATGAAATTGAGATTGTAGGGCTGAAGCCGACGCAGACGACGATTGTCACGGGTGTGGAAATGTTCCGGAAGGTGTTGGATGAGGGGCAGGCGGGTGACAATATTGGGGCGCTGTTGCGGGGCACGAAGAAAGAGGATGTGGAGCGGGGCATGGTGTTAGCCAAGCCGAAGAGTATAACGCCGCATACGAAATTCAAGGCGGAAGTGTATATTTTGACGAAGGAAGAGGGCGGGCGGCATACGCCGTTTTTTAATGGCTATAGACCGCAGTTTTACTTCCGGACGACGGATGTCACGGGCGTGGTGCAATTAAACCCGGGGGTGGAGATGGTGATGCCGGGGGATAATGTGTCGTTTGAAGGGGAGTTGATCTCCCCGATTGCAATGGAGCAAGGGGTGCGATTTGCAGTGCGAGAAGGGGGCCGAACGGTTGGAGCCGGGGTGGTCACGGAAATCGTCGCGTAA
- the fusA gene encoding elongation factor G encodes MSTDFILSRTRNIGIMAHIDAGKTTTTERVLFYTGVSHKIGEVHEGAATMDWMEQERERGITITSAATTCFWKDHRINIIDTPGHVDFTIEVERSLRVLDGAIAVFDSVQGVEPQSETVWRQADKYQVPRIVFMNKMDRLGADFFASVKSLIDRLGAKPIPVQLPFGKEDGLRGVIDLLIMKALVFDDETLGAAYSVQEIPEDYLELAKEYREKLLDSVVEFDEVVMERYLAGEVLAVDEVKRAIRAGTIGLKINPVFCGSAFKNKGVQPLLDGVVDYLPSPVDLPPVVGVDPHSEGEITRKPEDSEPFAALAFKIMSDPFSGQLTYFRVYSGKLSAGSYVYNVAKGKKERIGRLLKMHANKREEIDEVSAGDIAAAVGLKDTRTGDTLCDEKHQILLEVIKFPEPVISLAVEPKTKQDMDKLGYSLEKLAQEDPSFQVKSDEETGQTIISGMGELHLEIIVDRLLREFKVQANVGKPQVAYRETIKGKAEAEGKYVKQTGGRGQYGHVWLRVEPAESGVGLEFVNKIVGGAVPREYIAPVEKGVRERMESGILAGYPLRDLRVTLFDGSFHEVDSSEMAFKIAGSMALVSACQKADLVLLEPVMKVEVLVPQDFMGDVIGDLNSRRGKIHGMRARGASQVVDAAVPLSEMFGYSTDLRSKTQGRATYSMEFESYEVVPKLMAQQIIKKNQGE; translated from the coding sequence GTGTCCACGGATTTTATTTTAAGTCGAACTCGGAATATTGGCATTATGGCCCATATTGATGCCGGAAAGACTACGACTACCGAGCGTGTCCTATTCTATACGGGGGTTTCCCATAAAATTGGCGAAGTCCATGAGGGGGCCGCGACGATGGATTGGATGGAGCAGGAGCGGGAGCGAGGGATCACGATAACTTCCGCCGCCACAACCTGTTTCTGGAAGGATCATCGGATTAATATTATTGATACTCCGGGTCATGTGGATTTCACTATTGAAGTAGAGCGGTCCCTTCGAGTGCTTGATGGAGCTATAGCTGTCTTTGATTCGGTTCAGGGGGTGGAGCCCCAATCGGAGACGGTGTGGCGGCAAGCGGATAAGTATCAAGTTCCTCGAATTGTATTTATGAATAAAATGGATCGACTGGGCGCTGACTTTTTTGCAAGCGTTAAGTCTTTAATCGACCGACTGGGGGCGAAACCGATTCCCGTGCAATTGCCATTTGGAAAAGAGGATGGTTTGCGAGGGGTAATTGACCTTCTGATTATGAAAGCGTTGGTTTTTGATGATGAGACTCTTGGGGCGGCTTATTCGGTCCAGGAAATTCCCGAAGACTATTTGGAGTTGGCAAAAGAATATCGCGAGAAATTGTTGGATTCTGTTGTTGAGTTTGACGAAGTGGTGATGGAGCGGTATTTGGCTGGGGAAGTTCTGGCTGTAGATGAGGTAAAGCGGGCAATACGGGCGGGTACTATAGGATTGAAAATCAACCCGGTTTTTTGCGGATCGGCATTTAAAAACAAAGGTGTCCAGCCGTTGCTTGATGGAGTGGTTGATTATCTTCCTTCTCCAGTTGACCTTCCTCCCGTTGTTGGTGTTGATCCTCATTCCGAAGGAGAGATAACCAGAAAGCCAGAAGATAGTGAACCATTCGCTGCGTTGGCTTTTAAGATAATGTCCGATCCTTTTTCAGGTCAATTGACATATTTTAGGGTGTATTCAGGGAAATTGTCCGCTGGATCCTATGTGTATAACGTCGCAAAGGGGAAAAAGGAGCGTATAGGTCGTTTATTGAAAATGCATGCTAATAAACGAGAAGAGATCGATGAGGTCTCTGCTGGTGATATTGCGGCAGCTGTGGGTCTCAAGGATACTCGAACGGGTGACACTCTTTGTGATGAAAAGCATCAAATTTTGCTGGAAGTTATAAAGTTCCCTGAGCCTGTTATTTCTTTGGCTGTTGAGCCAAAGACCAAGCAGGATATGGATAAGTTGGGATATTCTTTGGAAAAACTTGCTCAGGAGGATCCTTCCTTTCAGGTCAAATCAGATGAGGAAACCGGGCAGACGATTATTTCAGGTATGGGTGAATTGCATCTTGAAATCATTGTTGATCGTCTTCTTCGTGAATTTAAAGTGCAAGCGAATGTGGGGAAACCTCAGGTCGCCTATCGTGAAACTATCAAAGGGAAGGCCGAAGCTGAGGGAAAATACGTCAAGCAGACGGGTGGTCGAGGTCAGTACGGCCATGTATGGCTAAGGGTGGAGCCGGCTGAGTCTGGGGTGGGTTTAGAGTTTGTAAATAAGATAGTTGGGGGGGCGGTTCCCAGGGAATATATTGCGCCCGTGGAAAAAGGGGTTCGAGAGCGAATGGAGAGCGGGATTCTTGCTGGGTACCCATTGCGTGATCTTCGGGTCACTTTGTTTGACGGTTCTTTCCATGAAGTGGACTCGAGTGAGATGGCTTTTAAGATTGCAGGGTCTATGGCGCTAGTAAGTGCCTGTCAAAAAGCTGATTTGGTTTTGTTGGAGCCGGTAATGAAGGTTGAAGTGCTTGTTCCCCAGGATTTTATGGGTGATGTGATCGGGGATTTGAATAGCCGGCGTGGGAAAATTCACGGTATGCGAGCAAGGGGAGCTTCTCAGGTTGTTGATGCTGCGGTCCCGTTGAGTGAAATGTTTGGATACTCTACGGATTTGCGATCAAAGACCCAGGGGCGTGCTACTTATAGCATGGAATTTGAGTCTTATGAGGTGGTGCCAAAGCTCATGGCTCAGCAAATTATAAAAAAGAATCAAGGGGAATAG
- the rpsG gene encoding 30S ribosomal protein S7 has protein sequence MPRRPLVLRQKVVHDARYKDQVVGRFLNILLQDGKKSTAERVCYGAFDIVRDKTGEEPLKVFHAALGNVKPMVEVKSRRVGGASYQVPVEIRPVRQVALALRWIKQSALARSGKSMREKLAAELMDAANNNGSAVKKRDETHRMAEANRAFAHYRW, from the coding sequence ATGCCACGTAGGCCACTCGTTCTTCGTCAAAAGGTTGTCCATGATGCCAGGTACAAGGATCAGGTTGTTGGTAGGTTTTTAAATATTCTTCTACAGGACGGCAAGAAAAGTACGGCTGAAAGGGTCTGTTACGGGGCATTTGATATTGTCAGGGATAAGACGGGTGAGGAGCCGCTTAAGGTCTTCCATGCTGCATTGGGAAACGTCAAGCCAATGGTTGAGGTAAAGTCAAGAAGGGTTGGCGGAGCGTCTTATCAGGTGCCTGTGGAAATTCGTCCTGTGCGCCAGGTGGCTTTGGCGTTGAGGTGGATTAAGCAAAGTGCGTTGGCCCGAAGCGGGAAGAGTATGAGGGAGAAATTAGCGGCGGAACTTATGGATGCTGCTAATAATAACGGTTCGGCGGTAAAGAAGCGGGATGAAACGCACCGAATGGCTGAGGCTAATAGGGCTTTCGCTCATTATCGGTGGTAG
- a CDS encoding 30S ribosomal protein S12, translating into MPTVNQLVRVGRKAIKAKSKSSALNRCPQRRGVCLRVYTTTPKKPNSALRKVARVRLTTGLEVTAYIPGMGHNLQEHSIVLVRGGRVKDLPGVRYHMIRGALDAVGVANRKQGRSKYGAKRPK; encoded by the coding sequence ATGCCTACAGTAAACCAGTTGGTGCGTGTCGGACGTAAGGCGATTAAAGCAAAAAGTAAGAGTTCGGCTTTAAATCGGTGCCCTCAGCGAAGAGGGGTCTGTCTTAGGGTGTATACTACGACTCCTAAGAAGCCAAACTCTGCATTGAGAAAGGTAGCAAGGGTCCGATTGACGACGGGGCTTGAGGTAACCGCGTATATACCAGGTATGGGTCATAATCTGCAGGAGCATTCTATTGTATTGGTTCGTGGCGGTAGGGTGAAGGACCTTCCTGGTGTCAGATATCATATGATTCGTGGGGCATTGGATGCCGTTGGGGTTGCTAACAGGAAGCAGGGGCGATCAAAGTATGGTGCAAAGCGCCCCAAGTAG
- the rpoC gene encoding DNA-directed RNA polymerase subunit beta', with amino-acid sequence MDSIYSLFEKPRDAVSFDAMRIRIASPEKIRSWSYGEVKKPETINYRSFKPERDGLFCAKIFGPTKDWECNCGKYKRMKHRGIVCDKCGVEVIQSKVRRERMGHIELAAPVAHIWFLKGVPSRIGILLDMSLKQLEKILYFEAYVVLDTGNTNLKERELLTEERYRECVEEYGANSFKVGIGAEAIRELLRKVDINALWDERHVKIKSTTSAAVGKKLTKRLKVIEAFHKSGNNPEWMIMDAIPVLPPELRPLVPLDGGRFATSDLNDLYRRVINRNNRLKRLVELKAPGVIIRNEMRMLQEAVDALFDNGRRGRVIRGANKRPLKSLSDMLKGKQGRFRQNLLGKRVDYSGRSVIVVGPELRLNQCGLPKKMALELFKPFIFHKLEERGAATTIKSAKRLVEKERPEVWDVLDEVIREHPVMLNRAPTLHRLGIQAFDPILVEGKAIRLHPLVCAAFNADFDGDQMAVHVPLSVEAQIEARVLMMAANNVLSPANGRPLSIPSQDMVLGCYWLTKDRDGARGEGKIFSSTDEVRIAYDSQEVEEQARIKVRIDGDMIDTTVGRVILSEVLPGSMPFSHVNQLMTKKELTKLIDRVYRQAGLHEVVVMLDQLKDLGFSYATKAGVSICIDNMHIPSRKKELIERAKGDVSQVQEQYSEGLITNGERYNKVIDIWAHVGEEVAIEMMKEIKEGGGRGAAEGLNPIFMMADSGARGSSQQIRQLGGMRGLMAKPSGEIIETPITANFREGLTVLQYFISTHGARKGLADTALKTANSGYLTRRLVDAAQDVIISEPDCFTTDGIIVSALVEGGEVIQPLDERILGRLTAEDVLDPVTQEVIVKAHEELEEELCKTIVEAGIDHVKIRSVLTCQSRWGVCAKCYGRDLARGRLVEKGEPVGVIAAQSIGEPGTQLTMRTFHIGGTASKVVEQTVLASKHDGTIKFLSFDAKKNADFYNPNMAVKTRQGDWVVMVRNGKVAVIDETGREREKYPVVYGGKIKVPDGGRVEVGQKFVEWDPYSLTILTEVGGKVAFGDIAEGVTMKEEVDEVTGLSRRVVIEQAGTNLRPRLSVKDESGKTAKLSSGSPARYLLPVGAHIFVEKGSTVYPGDVLAKIPRETTKTKDITGGLPRVAELFEARKPKEHAVVTEIDGEVSFGGFVKGLRKVVVDNKIGDVKEYFIPRGRHVNVHEGDWVRAGEPLMDGSANPHDILSVLGPRELQKYLVDEVQEVYRLQGVVINDKHIEVITRQMLKKVRIEDAGDSSFLPGTQVNKAVFDDENERVISEGGQPALGKPVLLGITKASLSTDSFISGASFQETTRVLTEAAINGRTDDLRGLKENVIVGRLIPAGTGWGEYRETFVPKRTEEDVVLSSDDQSSLNKVHSSIEK; translated from the coding sequence TTGGATAGTATCTATTCGCTTTTTGAAAAACCTCGTGATGCGGTTTCATTTGATGCCATGCGAATTCGTATCGCTTCGCCTGAGAAGATTCGCTCGTGGTCGTATGGCGAGGTAAAAAAGCCAGAGACGATCAACTATCGGTCCTTTAAGCCTGAACGGGATGGGCTGTTTTGCGCAAAGATATTCGGGCCAACCAAAGATTGGGAATGTAATTGCGGTAAATACAAGCGGATGAAGCACCGTGGGATTGTGTGTGATAAGTGTGGCGTGGAAGTCATCCAGTCAAAAGTTCGACGCGAGAGAATGGGGCATATCGAATTGGCAGCTCCTGTTGCTCACATCTGGTTTCTCAAGGGTGTGCCCAGCCGGATTGGCATTCTTTTGGATATGAGTTTAAAGCAGTTGGAGAAGATCCTGTACTTTGAGGCGTATGTGGTCTTGGATACCGGCAATACGAATTTGAAAGAAAGAGAGCTCTTGACCGAGGAAAGATATCGTGAATGCGTCGAGGAGTATGGGGCCAATTCTTTTAAAGTGGGAATTGGTGCCGAAGCTATTCGCGAATTATTGCGCAAAGTAGATATTAATGCTTTGTGGGATGAACGGCATGTCAAGATTAAGAGTACGACGTCCGCGGCGGTGGGGAAAAAACTTACGAAGCGATTGAAGGTCATTGAGGCGTTCCATAAATCAGGAAATAATCCAGAGTGGATGATTATGGATGCCATTCCAGTGTTGCCACCTGAGCTCCGCCCACTGGTGCCTTTGGATGGCGGACGGTTCGCTACTTCGGACCTTAATGATCTTTATCGTCGAGTGATTAATCGCAATAACCGTCTCAAGCGATTGGTGGAATTGAAGGCTCCCGGTGTCATTATCCGCAATGAAATGCGAATGCTGCAGGAGGCGGTCGATGCGTTGTTTGATAATGGGCGTCGTGGACGGGTCATTCGTGGCGCCAATAAGCGTCCTCTCAAGTCTTTGAGCGATATGCTAAAAGGAAAGCAGGGACGATTTAGGCAGAATCTCCTCGGAAAACGGGTCGATTACTCTGGGCGGTCGGTGATTGTGGTCGGTCCAGAATTACGGCTTAACCAATGTGGATTACCCAAGAAAATGGCTTTGGAATTATTTAAGCCGTTTATCTTTCATAAACTGGAAGAGCGTGGAGCAGCAACGACAATCAAAAGCGCTAAGCGTTTGGTTGAGAAGGAGCGCCCAGAAGTCTGGGATGTTCTTGATGAAGTGATTCGAGAGCATCCAGTTATGTTGAATCGTGCTCCAACTCTTCATCGTCTGGGCATTCAGGCTTTTGATCCTATATTGGTAGAAGGGAAGGCTATTCGTCTCCATCCCTTAGTCTGTGCGGCGTTTAATGCTGACTTTGATGGGGATCAAATGGCTGTGCATGTTCCGCTTTCAGTGGAAGCCCAAATTGAGGCTCGAGTATTAATGATGGCGGCCAATAATGTTCTTTCGCCGGCTAATGGCCGACCCCTATCTATCCCATCTCAGGATATGGTTTTAGGATGTTATTGGTTGACCAAGGATCGTGACGGTGCTCGTGGGGAGGGAAAGATCTTTTCCTCTACAGATGAGGTTCGAATTGCCTATGATTCTCAGGAAGTGGAAGAGCAGGCGAGGATAAAAGTACGCATTGATGGAGATATGATTGATACGACGGTCGGACGAGTGATTCTTTCTGAGGTTTTGCCAGGAAGCATGCCTTTTTCGCACGTGAATCAGCTTATGACGAAAAAGGAACTGACGAAACTGATTGATCGTGTGTATCGTCAGGCCGGTCTGCATGAAGTAGTCGTCATGCTTGATCAATTAAAAGATTTAGGGTTCTCCTATGCAACCAAAGCCGGCGTTTCCATTTGTATCGATAACATGCATATTCCGTCTCGAAAAAAGGAATTGATCGAGCGCGCCAAAGGGGATGTTTCCCAAGTTCAGGAACAATACAGTGAAGGCTTGATTACTAATGGGGAGCGATACAACAAGGTTATCGATATTTGGGCCCATGTTGGCGAAGAAGTTGCCATTGAAATGATGAAGGAAATAAAAGAGGGAGGCGGGCGCGGCGCAGCAGAAGGTCTCAATCCTATCTTTATGATGGCGGATTCAGGGGCAAGGGGGAGTTCGCAGCAGATTCGGCAATTGGGAGGAATGCGCGGTCTCATGGCTAAGCCTTCAGGAGAAATTATTGAAACTCCAATTACTGCTAATTTCCGTGAGGGTCTCACGGTTTTACAGTATTTTATCTCGACTCATGGAGCAAGGAAGGGGTTGGCTGATACAGCACTCAAGACGGCAAATTCAGGATATCTCACGAGGCGCCTTGTAGATGCGGCCCAGGATGTGATTATCAGTGAGCCTGATTGTTTCACAACGGACGGGATTATTGTTTCTGCGTTAGTCGAGGGTGGAGAAGTCATTCAACCCCTGGATGAACGCATTCTTGGGCGGTTAACAGCAGAGGATGTGCTTGATCCTGTCACGCAGGAAGTCATTGTTAAAGCTCATGAGGAATTAGAGGAAGAGCTTTGTAAGACAATTGTTGAGGCGGGAATCGACCACGTGAAAATTCGTTCAGTTCTCACATGCCAATCTAGATGGGGGGTATGTGCCAAATGCTACGGCAGAGATTTAGCACGCGGCCGCCTTGTAGAAAAGGGGGAGCCTGTTGGGGTCATTGCGGCGCAGTCTATCGGTGAGCCAGGGACCCAGTTGACCATGCGGACATTCCATATTGGAGGCACGGCCAGTAAGGTTGTGGAGCAAACGGTTCTGGCATCCAAGCATGATGGAACGATTAAATTCTTAAGTTTTGACGCAAAGAAAAATGCGGATTTTTATAATCCCAATATGGCCGTAAAGACCCGACAAGGGGATTGGGTTGTAATGGTACGCAATGGGAAAGTTGCGGTAATTGATGAGACTGGCCGTGAGCGAGAAAAATATCCGGTGGTGTATGGAGGAAAAATAAAAGTCCCGGATGGAGGAAGGGTCGAAGTAGGACAGAAGTTTGTGGAGTGGGATCCGTATTCACTCACCATCTTGACTGAAGTAGGGGGGAAGGTGGCTTTTGGTGATATTGCCGAAGGAGTCACCATGAAAGAAGAGGTGGATGAAGTGACTGGTTTATCCCGCAGGGTGGTCATTGAGCAGGCGGGGACCAATTTGCGTCCGCGGTTGTCCGTTAAGGACGAATCGGGGAAAACCGCAAAGCTTTCCTCTGGATCTCCCGCACGATATCTCCTGCCAGTAGGAGCTCATATTTTTGTGGAAAAAGGATCGACTGTATATCCTGGAGATGTGCTGGCAAAAATACCTAGAGAAACCACAAAGACAAAGGATATTACGGGAGGCTTGCCTCGGGTAGCAGAATTGTTTGAGGCGAGAAAGCCAAAGGAACATGCGGTTGTCACAGAAATTGATGGAGAAGTGTCTTTTGGTGGTTTTGTGAAAGGGTTACGTAAGGTTGTCGTGGATAACAAGATCGGTGATGTAAAGGAATATTTTATCCCGCGTGGCCGGCACGTAAATGTTCATGAAGGTGATTGGGTAAGGGCTGGTGAGCCATTAATGGATGGGTCCGCGAATCCGCATGATATTTTGAGCGTCTTGGGGCCGCGGGAGTTGCAGAAATATTTGGTTGATGAAGTGCAAGAGGTTTACCGTCTGCAGGGAGTTGTGATTAACGATAAGCACATTGAGGTTATCACCCGCCAAATGCTGAAAAAGGTGAGAATCGAAGATGCTGGCGATAGCTCGTTCTTGCCTGGTACTCAGGTCAATAAGGCTGTTTTTGATGATGAGAATGAGAGGGTCATTTCAGAGGGTGGGCAGCCAGCGCTAGGGAAGCCTGTCTTATTAGGAATCACAAAGGCCTCTCTGAGTACTGACAGCTTTATCTCTGGAGCTTCCTTCCAAGAGACGACCCGAGTTCTTACGGAGGCTGCTATTAATGGACGTACGGATGATTTACGTGGATTGAAAGAGAATGTGATCGTCGGCAGGTTGATCCCGGCTGGGACAGGATGGGGGGAGTATCGGGAAACCTTTGTGCCAAAGCGGACAGAGGAAGATGTGGTACTTTCTTCCGATGATCAGTCAAGTTTAAATAAAGTTCATTCTTCAATTGAAAAATAA